The following are encoded together in the Humulus lupulus chromosome 5, drHumLupu1.1, whole genome shotgun sequence genome:
- the LOC133777445 gene encoding uncharacterized protein LOC133777445, with amino-acid sequence MARNEEKAQSMLNRFITLKAEEKKKPKERRPFLASECRDLAEADKWRQQIMREIGRKVAEIQNEGLGEHRLRDLNDEINKLIREKSHWERRIVELGGPNYAKHSAKMTDLDGNIVDVPNPSGRGPGYRYFGAAKKLPGVRELFEKPPELRKRRTRYDIYKRIDASYYGYRDDEDGVLERVEVPAEDKMRAEAVADWRRMEEIRKEAKRSVKSGEVVIVAKEVLFEEEEDVVEEERRSERERELRERSEKEKEFVVHVPLPDDREIERMVVEKKKMELLRKYTSEGLLEEQSEAKQMLNIQR; translated from the coding sequence ATGGCTCGGAATGAAGAGAAGGCTCAGTCTATGCTTAATCGTTTCATCACTTTGAAAGCCGAGGAGAAGAAGAAGCCGAAGGAGCGTCGTCCGTTCTTGGCTTCAGAATGCCGAGACTTAGCCGAGGCCGATAAGTGGCGCCAGCAGATCATGCGCGAGATCGGTCGCAAGGTTGCTGAGATTCAGAACGAGGGCCTCGGCGAGCAtcgcctccgggacctcaatgaCGAAATTAACAAGCTTATACGAGAGAAGTCCCACTGGGAGCGCCGTATCGTGGAGCTCGGTGGCCCCAATTACGCTAAGCACTCCGCCAAGATGACTGACCTAGACGGCAATATTGTGGACGTTCCAAACCCTAGCGGCCGTGGCCCTGGCTACCGGTATTTTGGCGCGGCAAAGAAGTTACCGGGGGTTCGGGAGCTGTTCGAGAAGCCGCCGGAGCTGCGGAAGCGGCGGACGAGGTACGACATTTACAAGAGAATTGATGCGAGCTATTATGGGTATAGAGACGATGAGGATGGGGTTCTGGAGAGGGTGGAGGTGCCTGCGGAGGATAAAATGAGGGCAGAGGCGGTGGCAGACTGGCGGAGGATGGAAGAGATAAGGAAGGAAGCAAAGAGGTCAGTGAAGAGCGGCGAAGTGGTGATAGTGGCGAAGGAGGTGTTgtttgaggaggaggaggatgtgGTGGAGGAAGAAAGGAgaagtgagagagagagggaattGCGGGAGAGGAGTGAGAAGGAAAAGGAGTTTGTGGTACACGTGCCTTTGCCCGATGACAGAGAGATTGAGAGAATGGTGgtggagaagaagaagatggaGCTGTTGAGGAAGTATACTAGTGAGGGACTTTTGGAGGAGCAGAGCGAGGCCAAGCAGATGCTCAACATACAGCGTTAG